The following coding sequences lie in one Mus musculus strain C57BL/6J chromosome 11, GRCm38.p6 C57BL/6J genomic window:
- the Med1 gene encoding mediator of RNA polymerase II transcription subunit 1 isoform 3 (isoform 3 is encoded by transcript variant 3): MKAQGETEDSERLSKMSSLLERLHAKFNQNRPWSETIKLVRQVMEKRVVMSSGGHQHLVSCLETLQKALKVTSLPAMTDRLESIARQNGLGSHLSASGTECYITSDMFYVEVQLDPAGQLCDVKVAHHGENPVSCPELVQQLREKNFEEFSKHLKGLVNLYNLPGDNKLKTKMYLALQSLEQDLSKMAIMYWKATNAAPLDKILHGSVGYLTPRSGGHLMNMKYYASPSDLLDDKTASPIILHEKNVPRSLGMNASVTIEGTSAMYKLPIAPLIMGSHPADNKWTPSFSAVTSANSVDLPACFFLKFPQPIPVSKAFVQKLQNCTGIPLFETPPTYLPLYELITQFELSKDPDPLPLNHNMRFYAALPGQQHCYFLNKDAPLPDGQSLQGTLVSKITFQHPGRVPLILNMIRHQVAYNTLIGSCVKRTILKEDSPGLLQFEVCPLSESRFSVSFQHPVNDSLVCVVMDVQDSTHVSCKLYKGLSDALICTDDFIAKVVQRCMSIPVTMRAIRRKAETIQADTPALSLIAETVEDMVKKNLPPASSPGYGMTTGNNPMSGTTTPTNTFPGGPITTLFNMSMSIKDRHESVGHGEDFSKVSQNPILTSLLQITGNGGSTIGSSPTPPHHTPPPVSSMAGNTKNHPMLMNLLKDNPAQDFSTLYGSSPLERQNSSSGSPRMEMCSGSNKAKKKKSSRVPPDKPKHQTEDDFQRELFSMDVDSQNPMFDVSMTADALDTPHITPAPSQCSTPPATYPQPVSHPQPSIQRMVRLSSSDSIGPDVTDILSDIAEEASKLPSTSDDCPPIGTPVRDSSSSGHSQSALFDSDVFQTNNNENPYTDPADLIADAAGSPNSDSPTNHFFPDGVDFNPDLLNSQSQSGFGEEYFDESSQSGDNDDFKGFASQALNTLGMPMLGGDNGEPKFKGSSQADTVDFSIISVAGKALGAADLMEHHSGSQSPLLTTGELGKEKTQKRVKEGNGTGASSGSGPGSDSKPGKRSRTPSNDGKSKDKPPKRKKADTEGKSPSHSSSNRPFTPPTSTGGSKSPGSSGRSQTPPGVATPPIPKITIQIPKGTVMVGKPSSHSQYTSSGSVSSSGSKSHHSHSSSSSSLASASTSGKVKSSKSEGSSSSKLSGSMYASQGSSGSSQSKNSSQTGGKPGSSPITKHGLSSGSSSTKMKPQGKPSSLMNPSISKPNISPSHSRPPGGSDKLASPMKPVPGTPPSSKAKSPISSGSSGSHVSGTSSSSGMKSSSGSASSGSVSQKTPPASNSCTPSSSSFSSSGSSMSSSQNQHGSSKGKSPSRNKKPSLTAVIDKLKHGVVTSGPGGEDPIDSQMGASTNSSNHPMSSKHNTSGGEFQSKREKSDKDKSKVSASGGSVDSSKKTSESKNVGSTGVAKIIISKHDGGSPSIKAKVTLQKPGESGGDGLRPQIASSKNYGSPLISGSTPKHERGSPSHSKSPAYTPQNVDSESESGSSIAERSYQNSPSSEDGIRPLPEYSTEKHKKHKKEKKKVRDKDRDKKKSHSMKPENWSKSPISSDPTASVTNNPILSADRPSRLSPDFMIGEEDDDLMDVALIGN, from the exons GAGAAGAGGGTCGTAATGAGTTCTGGAGGGCATCAGCATTTGGTCAGCTGTTTGGAGACATTGCAGAAGGCTCTCAAAG TAACATCTTTGCCAGCAATGACTGATCGTTTGGAATCTATAGCCAGACAGAATGG ACTGGGCTCTCACCTCAGTGCCAGTGGCACTGAGTGTTACATCACGTCAGATATGTTCTATGTGGAAGTGCAGTTAGATCCTGCAGGACAGCTTTGTGATGTCAAAGTGGCTCACCATGGGGAGAATCCTGTG AGCTGTCCAGAGCTTGTACAGCAGTTAAG GGAAAAGAATTTTGAGGAATTTTCCAAGCATCTTAAGGGTCTTGTTAATCTGTATAATCTCCCAGGGGACAA CAAACTGAAGACTAAAATGTATCTGGCTCTCCAATCCTTAGAACAGGACCTTTCTAAAATGGCTATTATGTACTG GAAGGCAACCAACGCCGCTCCCTTGGATAAGATTCTTCATGGAAGTGTTGGTTATCTCACCCCGCGGAGTGGGG GTCATTTAATGAATATGAAATACTATGCCTCTCCATCTGACCTGCTGGATGATAAGACTGCCTCTCCTATCATTTTGCATGAAAAGAATG TTCCTCGGTCTTTGGGAATGAATGCCTCAGTGACAATTGAAGGAACCTCTGCTATGTACAAACTCCCAATTGCCCCATTAATTATGGGGTCACACCCAGCTGACAACAAATG GACCCCTTCTTTCTCCGCAGTCACTAGTGCCAACAGTGTTGATCTTCCTGCGTGTTTCTTCTTGAAATTTCCCCAGCCAATTCCAGTATCTAAAGCATTTGTTCAGAAACTGCAAAATTGCACAG GAATCCCGTTGTTTGAGACTCCGCCCACTTACCTGCCCCTGTATGAACTCATCACTCAGTTTGAGCTGTCAAAGGATCCTGACCCTTTACCTTTGAATCACAACATGCGATTTTACGCT GCTCTTCCAGGTCAGCAGCACTGCTATTTTCTCAATAAAGATGCTCCTCTTCCTGATGGTCAGAGCCTGCAGGGAACACTGGTCAGCAAAATCACCTTCCAGCACCCTGGCCGAGTTCCTCTTATCTTGAATATGATCAGACACCAAGTGGCCTATAACACTCTAATTGGAAGCTGTGTCAAAAGAACTATTTTAAAAGAAG ATTCTCCTGGGCTCCTCCAGTTTGAAGTGTGTCCTCTCTCAGAATCTCGCTTCAGTGTATCTTTTCAGCACCCTGTGAATGACTCCCTTGTGTGTG TGGTGATGGATGTGCAAGACTCAACACATGTGAGCTGTAAACTCTACAAGGGGCTGTCAGATGCACTAATCTGTACAGACGACTTCATTGCCAAAGTTGTTCAAAG ATGTATGTCCATTCCTGTGACGATGAGGGCTATTCGGAGGAAGGCTGAAACCATACAGGCTGACACCCCAGCACTGTCTCTCATTGCAGAGACAGTTGAAGACATGGTGAAAAAGAACCTGCCCCCGGCTAGCAGCCCAGGGTATGGCATGACCACAGGCAACaacccaatgagtggtaccactACACCAACCAACACCTTTCCGGGGGGTCCCATTACCACCTTGTTTAATATGAGCATGAGCATCAAAGATCGGCATGAGTCGGTGGGCCATGGGGAGGACTTCAGCAAGGTGTCTCAGAACCCAATTCTTACCAGTTTGTTGCAAATCACAGGGAACGGGGGGTCTACCATTGGCTCGAGTCCGACCCCTCCTCATCACACGCCGCCACCTGTCTCTTCGATGGCCGGCAACACCAAGAACCACCCGATGCTCATGAACCTTCTTAAAGATAACCCTGCCCAGGATTTCTCAACCCTTTATGGAAGCAGCCCTTTAGAAAGGCAGAACTCCTCTTCCGGATCACCCCGGATGGAAATGTGCTCGGGGAGCAACAAGGCCAAGAAGAAGAAGTCGTCAAGAGTCCCACCTGACAAACCCAAGCACCAGACTGAAGACGATTTCCAGAGGGAGCTCTTTTCCATGGATGTCGACTCACAGAACCCTATGTTTGACGTCAGCATGACCGCTGACGCGCTGGATACACCTCATATCACCCCAGCTCCAAGCCAGTGTAGCACTCCCCCAGCAACGTACCCACAGCCAGTGTCTCACCCCCAGCCCAGTATTCAGAGGATGGTCCGACTGTCCAGTTCAGACAGCATTGGCCCAGATGTAACTGATATTCTTTCAGATATTGCCGAAGAAGCTTCAAAGCTTCCCAGCACGAGTGATGACTGCCCACCAATTGGCACCCCTGTTCGAGATTCCTCAAGTTCTGGGCATTCTCAGAGTGCCCTCTTTGATTCTGATGTCTTTCAaactaataataatgaaaatccaTACACTGATCCAGCTGACCTTATTGCAGATGCTGCTGGAAGCCCCAATAGTGATTCTCCTACCAATCATTTTTTCCCTGATGGAGTAGATTTCAATCCTGATTTGTTGAACAGCCAAAGCCAAAGTGGTTTTGGAGAGGAGTATTTTGATGAAAGTAGTCAGAGTGGGGATAATGATGATTTCAAAGGATTTGCATCTCAGGCATTAAATACATTGGGGATGCCAATGCTTGGAGGTGACAATGGGGAGCCAAAATTTAAGGGCAGCAGCCAGGCTGACACGGTGGACTTCAGTATTATATCAGTAGCCGGTAAGGCTTTGGGTGCTGCAGATCTGATGGAGCACCACAGTGGGAGTCAGAGTCCTTTACTGACCACTGGAGAATTAGGGaaagaaaaaactcaaaagaGGGTGAAGGAAGGCAACGGCACAGGTGCTAGCAGTGGATCAGGTCCAGGGTCAGACAGCAAGCCAGGCAAGCGCAGCCGCACTCCCTCCAATGATGGGAAGAGCAAGGATAAGCCTCCAAAGCGGAAGAAGGCAGACACTGAGGGGAAGTCCCCATCTCACAGTTCTTCTAATAGACCTTTCACCCCACCTACCAGCACGGGTGGGTCCAAATCCCCAGGCAGTTCAGGACGATCTCAGACGCCCCCAGGTGTTGCCACCCCGCCCATTCCCAAGATTACCATTCAGATTCCTAAAGGGACAGTGATGGTGGGCAAGCCCTCCTCTCACAGTCAGTACACTAGCAGTGGTTCTGTGTCTTCCTCTGGCAGCAAAAGCCACCATAgtcattcttcctcctcctcttccttagcTTCTGCTTCCACCTCAGGCAAGGTGAAAAGCAGTAAATCTGAAGGCTCATCAAGTTCCAAGCTCAGTGGCAGTATGTATGCTAGCCAAGGGTCTTCTGGATCCAGCCAGTCCAAAAATTCATCTCAGACTGGGGGGAAGCCAGGCTCCTCTCCCATTACCAAACATGGACTGAGCAGTGGGTCCAGCAGTACCAAGATGAAACCTCAAGGCAAGCCATCCTCCCTTATGAACCCTTCTATAAGTAAGCCAAACATATCCCCTTCCCATTCAAGGCCTCCCGGAGGCTCAGATAAGCTTGCCTCTCCAATGAAGCCTGTTCCTGGAACCCCCCCATCCTCTAAAGCCAAGTCCCCTATCAGTTCAGGTTCCAGTGGTTCTCATGTGTCAGGAACTAGTTCAAGCTCTGGTATGAAGTCATCTTCAGGGTCAGCATCCTCAGGCTcagtgtctcaaaaaaccccTCCAGCATCTAATTCTTGTACACCATCTTCCTCTTCGTTTTCCTCAAGTGGTTCTTCCATGTCATCCTCTCAGAATCAACATGGCAGTTCCAAAGGGAAATCTCCCAGTAGGAATAAGAAGCCTTCCTTGACAGCTGTCATAGATAAATTGAAGCATGGGGTGGTTACCAGTGGGCCTGGGGGTGAGGATCCAATAGACAGTCAGATGGGCGCAAGCACAAATTCTTCTAACCATCCCATGTCCTCCAAACATAACACGTCAGGAGGGGAGTTCCAGAGCAAACGTGAGAAAAGTGATAAAGACAAATCCAAGGTCTCTGCTTCTGGGGGGTCAGTGGATTCCTCTAAGAAGACTTCAGAGTCAAAAAATGTGGGGAGCACGGGGGTGGCAAAAATCATTATCAGCAAGCACGACGGAGGCTCCCCGAGCATCAAAGCCAAAGTGACGCTACAGAAACCTGGAGAAAGTGGTGGAGATGGGCTCAGGCCACAGATAGCCTCATCAAAGAACTATGGCTCTCCACTTATCAGTGGTTCCACTCCAAAGCACGAACGGGGTTCTCCCAGCCACAGTAAGTCGCCAGCATATACACCACAGAATGTGGACAGTGAAAGTGAGTCAGGCTCCTCCATAGCAGAGAGATCCTACCAGAACAGTCCCAGCTCAGAGGATGGTATCCGACCACTTCCAGAGTacagcactgagaagcataagaagcacaaaaaggaaaagaagaaagtcagagacaaagacagagacaagaagAAGTCTCACAGCATGAAGCCAGAGAACTGGTCGAAATCCCCCATTTCTTCAGATCCGACGGCGTCTGTGACAAATAACCCTATCTTATCTGCAGACAGGCCTTCTAGGCTCAGCCCTGACTTCATGATTGGGGAGGAAGATGATGATCTCATGGATGTGGCCCTGATTGGCAATTAG
- the Med1 gene encoding mediator of RNA polymerase II transcription subunit 1 isoform 1 (isoform 1 is encoded by transcript variant 1), producing the protein MSSLLERLHAKFNQNRPWSETIKLVRQVMEKRVVMSSGGHQHLVSCLETLQKALKVTSLPAMTDRLESIARQNGLGSHLSASGTECYITSDMFYVEVQLDPAGQLCDVKVAHHGENPVSCPELVQQLREKNFEEFSKHLKGLVNLYNLPGDNKLKTKMYLALQSLEQDLSKMAIMYWKATNAAPLDKILHGSVGYLTPRSGGHLMNMKYYASPSDLLDDKTASPIILHEKNVPRSLGMNASVTIEGTSAMYKLPIAPLIMGSHPADNKWTPSFSAVTSANSVDLPACFFLKFPQPIPVSKAFVQKLQNCTGIPLFETPPTYLPLYELITQFELSKDPDPLPLNHNMRFYAALPGQQHCYFLNKDAPLPDGQSLQGTLVSKITFQHPGRVPLILNMIRHQVAYNTLIGSCVKRTILKEDSPGLLQFEVCPLSESRFSVSFQHPVNDSLVCVVMDVQDSTHVSCKLYKGLSDALICTDDFIAKVVQRCMSIPVTMRAIRRKAETIQADTPALSLIAETVEDMVKKNLPPASSPGYGMTTGNNPMSGTTTPTNTFPGGPITTLFNMSMSIKDRHESVGHGEDFSKVSQNPILTSLLQITGNGGSTIGSSPTPPHHTPPPVSSMAGNTKNHPMLMNLLKDNPAQDFSTLYGSSPLERQNSSSGSPRMEMCSGSNKAKKKKSSRVPPDKPKHQTEDDFQRELFSMDVDSQNPMFDVSMTADALDTPHITPAPSQCSTPPATYPQPVSHPQPSIQRMVRLSSSDSIGPDVTDILSDIAEEASKLPSTSDDCPPIGTPVRDSSSSGHSQSALFDSDVFQTNNNENPYTDPADLIADAAGSPNSDSPTNHFFPDGVDFNPDLLNSQSQSGFGEEYFDESSQSGDNDDFKGFASQALNTLGMPMLGGDNGEPKFKGSSQADTVDFSIISVAGKALGAADLMEHHSGSQSPLLTTGELGKEKTQKRVKEGNGTGASSGSGPGSDSKPGKRSRTPSNDGKSKDKPPKRKKADTEGKSPSHSSSNRPFTPPTSTGGSKSPGSSGRSQTPPGVATPPIPKITIQIPKGTVMVGKPSSHSQYTSSGSVSSSGSKSHHSHSSSSSSLASASTSGKVKSSKSEGSSSSKLSGSMYASQGSSGSSQSKNSSQTGGKPGSSPITKHGLSSGSSSTKMKPQGKPSSLMNPSISKPNISPSHSRPPGGSDKLASPMKPVPGTPPSSKAKSPISSGSSGSHVSGTSSSSGMKSSSGSASSGSVSQKTPPASNSCTPSSSSFSSSGSSMSSSQNQHGSSKGKSPSRNKKPSLTAVIDKLKHGVVTSGPGGEDPIDSQMGASTNSSNHPMSSKHNTSGGEFQSKREKSDKDKSKVSASGGSVDSSKKTSESKNVGSTGVAKIIISKHDGGSPSIKAKVTLQKPGESGGDGLRPQIASSKNYGSPLISGSTPKHERGSPSHSKSPAYTPQNVDSESESGSSIAERSYQNSPSSEDGIRPLPEYSTEKHKKHKKEKKKVRDKDRDKKKSHSMKPENWSKSPISSDPTASVTNNPILSADRPSRLSPDFMIGEEDDDLMDVALIGN; encoded by the exons GAGAAGAGGGTCGTAATGAGTTCTGGAGGGCATCAGCATTTGGTCAGCTGTTTGGAGACATTGCAGAAGGCTCTCAAAG TAACATCTTTGCCAGCAATGACTGATCGTTTGGAATCTATAGCCAGACAGAATGG ACTGGGCTCTCACCTCAGTGCCAGTGGCACTGAGTGTTACATCACGTCAGATATGTTCTATGTGGAAGTGCAGTTAGATCCTGCAGGACAGCTTTGTGATGTCAAAGTGGCTCACCATGGGGAGAATCCTGTG AGCTGTCCAGAGCTTGTACAGCAGTTAAG GGAAAAGAATTTTGAGGAATTTTCCAAGCATCTTAAGGGTCTTGTTAATCTGTATAATCTCCCAGGGGACAA CAAACTGAAGACTAAAATGTATCTGGCTCTCCAATCCTTAGAACAGGACCTTTCTAAAATGGCTATTATGTACTG GAAGGCAACCAACGCCGCTCCCTTGGATAAGATTCTTCATGGAAGTGTTGGTTATCTCACCCCGCGGAGTGGGG GTCATTTAATGAATATGAAATACTATGCCTCTCCATCTGACCTGCTGGATGATAAGACTGCCTCTCCTATCATTTTGCATGAAAAGAATG TTCCTCGGTCTTTGGGAATGAATGCCTCAGTGACAATTGAAGGAACCTCTGCTATGTACAAACTCCCAATTGCCCCATTAATTATGGGGTCACACCCAGCTGACAACAAATG GACCCCTTCTTTCTCCGCAGTCACTAGTGCCAACAGTGTTGATCTTCCTGCGTGTTTCTTCTTGAAATTTCCCCAGCCAATTCCAGTATCTAAAGCATTTGTTCAGAAACTGCAAAATTGCACAG GAATCCCGTTGTTTGAGACTCCGCCCACTTACCTGCCCCTGTATGAACTCATCACTCAGTTTGAGCTGTCAAAGGATCCTGACCCTTTACCTTTGAATCACAACATGCGATTTTACGCT GCTCTTCCAGGTCAGCAGCACTGCTATTTTCTCAATAAAGATGCTCCTCTTCCTGATGGTCAGAGCCTGCAGGGAACACTGGTCAGCAAAATCACCTTCCAGCACCCTGGCCGAGTTCCTCTTATCTTGAATATGATCAGACACCAAGTGGCCTATAACACTCTAATTGGAAGCTGTGTCAAAAGAACTATTTTAAAAGAAG ATTCTCCTGGGCTCCTCCAGTTTGAAGTGTGTCCTCTCTCAGAATCTCGCTTCAGTGTATCTTTTCAGCACCCTGTGAATGACTCCCTTGTGTGTG TGGTGATGGATGTGCAAGACTCAACACATGTGAGCTGTAAACTCTACAAGGGGCTGTCAGATGCACTAATCTGTACAGACGACTTCATTGCCAAAGTTGTTCAAAG ATGTATGTCCATTCCTGTGACGATGAGGGCTATTCGGAGGAAGGCTGAAACCATACAGGCTGACACCCCAGCACTGTCTCTCATTGCAGAGACAGTTGAAGACATGGTGAAAAAGAACCTGCCCCCGGCTAGCAGCCCAGGGTATGGCATGACCACAGGCAACaacccaatgagtggtaccactACACCAACCAACACCTTTCCGGGGGGTCCCATTACCACCTTGTTTAATATGAGCATGAGCATCAAAGATCGGCATGAGTCGGTGGGCCATGGGGAGGACTTCAGCAAGGTGTCTCAGAACCCAATTCTTACCAGTTTGTTGCAAATCACAGGGAACGGGGGGTCTACCATTGGCTCGAGTCCGACCCCTCCTCATCACACGCCGCCACCTGTCTCTTCGATGGCCGGCAACACCAAGAACCACCCGATGCTCATGAACCTTCTTAAAGATAACCCTGCCCAGGATTTCTCAACCCTTTATGGAAGCAGCCCTTTAGAAAGGCAGAACTCCTCTTCCGGATCACCCCGGATGGAAATGTGCTCGGGGAGCAACAAGGCCAAGAAGAAGAAGTCGTCAAGAGTCCCACCTGACAAACCCAAGCACCAGACTGAAGACGATTTCCAGAGGGAGCTCTTTTCCATGGATGTCGACTCACAGAACCCTATGTTTGACGTCAGCATGACCGCTGACGCGCTGGATACACCTCATATCACCCCAGCTCCAAGCCAGTGTAGCACTCCCCCAGCAACGTACCCACAGCCAGTGTCTCACCCCCAGCCCAGTATTCAGAGGATGGTCCGACTGTCCAGTTCAGACAGCATTGGCCCAGATGTAACTGATATTCTTTCAGATATTGCCGAAGAAGCTTCAAAGCTTCCCAGCACGAGTGATGACTGCCCACCAATTGGCACCCCTGTTCGAGATTCCTCAAGTTCTGGGCATTCTCAGAGTGCCCTCTTTGATTCTGATGTCTTTCAaactaataataatgaaaatccaTACACTGATCCAGCTGACCTTATTGCAGATGCTGCTGGAAGCCCCAATAGTGATTCTCCTACCAATCATTTTTTCCCTGATGGAGTAGATTTCAATCCTGATTTGTTGAACAGCCAAAGCCAAAGTGGTTTTGGAGAGGAGTATTTTGATGAAAGTAGTCAGAGTGGGGATAATGATGATTTCAAAGGATTTGCATCTCAGGCATTAAATACATTGGGGATGCCAATGCTTGGAGGTGACAATGGGGAGCCAAAATTTAAGGGCAGCAGCCAGGCTGACACGGTGGACTTCAGTATTATATCAGTAGCCGGTAAGGCTTTGGGTGCTGCAGATCTGATGGAGCACCACAGTGGGAGTCAGAGTCCTTTACTGACCACTGGAGAATTAGGGaaagaaaaaactcaaaagaGGGTGAAGGAAGGCAACGGCACAGGTGCTAGCAGTGGATCAGGTCCAGGGTCAGACAGCAAGCCAGGCAAGCGCAGCCGCACTCCCTCCAATGATGGGAAGAGCAAGGATAAGCCTCCAAAGCGGAAGAAGGCAGACACTGAGGGGAAGTCCCCATCTCACAGTTCTTCTAATAGACCTTTCACCCCACCTACCAGCACGGGTGGGTCCAAATCCCCAGGCAGTTCAGGACGATCTCAGACGCCCCCAGGTGTTGCCACCCCGCCCATTCCCAAGATTACCATTCAGATTCCTAAAGGGACAGTGATGGTGGGCAAGCCCTCCTCTCACAGTCAGTACACTAGCAGTGGTTCTGTGTCTTCCTCTGGCAGCAAAAGCCACCATAgtcattcttcctcctcctcttccttagcTTCTGCTTCCACCTCAGGCAAGGTGAAAAGCAGTAAATCTGAAGGCTCATCAAGTTCCAAGCTCAGTGGCAGTATGTATGCTAGCCAAGGGTCTTCTGGATCCAGCCAGTCCAAAAATTCATCTCAGACTGGGGGGAAGCCAGGCTCCTCTCCCATTACCAAACATGGACTGAGCAGTGGGTCCAGCAGTACCAAGATGAAACCTCAAGGCAAGCCATCCTCCCTTATGAACCCTTCTATAAGTAAGCCAAACATATCCCCTTCCCATTCAAGGCCTCCCGGAGGCTCAGATAAGCTTGCCTCTCCAATGAAGCCTGTTCCTGGAACCCCCCCATCCTCTAAAGCCAAGTCCCCTATCAGTTCAGGTTCCAGTGGTTCTCATGTGTCAGGAACTAGTTCAAGCTCTGGTATGAAGTCATCTTCAGGGTCAGCATCCTCAGGCTcagtgtctcaaaaaaccccTCCAGCATCTAATTCTTGTACACCATCTTCCTCTTCGTTTTCCTCAAGTGGTTCTTCCATGTCATCCTCTCAGAATCAACATGGCAGTTCCAAAGGGAAATCTCCCAGTAGGAATAAGAAGCCTTCCTTGACAGCTGTCATAGATAAATTGAAGCATGGGGTGGTTACCAGTGGGCCTGGGGGTGAGGATCCAATAGACAGTCAGATGGGCGCAAGCACAAATTCTTCTAACCATCCCATGTCCTCCAAACATAACACGTCAGGAGGGGAGTTCCAGAGCAAACGTGAGAAAAGTGATAAAGACAAATCCAAGGTCTCTGCTTCTGGGGGGTCAGTGGATTCCTCTAAGAAGACTTCAGAGTCAAAAAATGTGGGGAGCACGGGGGTGGCAAAAATCATTATCAGCAAGCACGACGGAGGCTCCCCGAGCATCAAAGCCAAAGTGACGCTACAGAAACCTGGAGAAAGTGGTGGAGATGGGCTCAGGCCACAGATAGCCTCATCAAAGAACTATGGCTCTCCACTTATCAGTGGTTCCACTCCAAAGCACGAACGGGGTTCTCCCAGCCACAGTAAGTCGCCAGCATATACACCACAGAATGTGGACAGTGAAAGTGAGTCAGGCTCCTCCATAGCAGAGAGATCCTACCAGAACAGTCCCAGCTCAGAGGATGGTATCCGACCACTTCCAGAGTacagcactgagaagcataagaagcacaaaaaggaaaagaagaaagtcagagacaaagacagagacaagaagAAGTCTCACAGCATGAAGCCAGAGAACTGGTCGAAATCCCCCATTTCTTCAGATCCGACGGCGTCTGTGACAAATAACCCTATCTTATCTGCAGACAGGCCTTCTAGGCTCAGCCCTGACTTCATGATTGGGGAGGAAGATGATGATCTCATGGATGTGGCCCTGATTGGCAATTAG
- the Med1 gene encoding mediator of RNA polymerase II transcription subunit 1 isoform 5 (isoform 5 is encoded by transcript variant 5): protein MKAQGETEDSERLSKMSSLLERLHAKFNQNRPWSETIKLVRQVMEKRVVMSSGGHQHLVSCLETLQKALKVTSLPAMTDRLESIARQNGLGSHLSASGTECYITSDMFYVEVQLDPAGQLCDVKVAHHGENPVSCPELVQQLREKNFEEFSKHLKGLVNLYNLPGDNKLKTKMYLALQSLEQDLSKMAIMYWKATNAAPLDKILHGSVGYLTPRSGGHLMNMKYYASPSDLLDDKTASPIILHEKNVPRSLGMNASVTIEGTSAMYKLPIAPLIMGSHPADNKWTPSFSAVTSANSVDLPACFFLKFPQPIPVSKAFVQKLQNCTGIPLFETPPTYLPLYELITQFELSKDPDPLPLNHNMRFYAALPGQQHCYFLNKDAPLPDGQSLQGTLVSKITFQHPGRVPLILNMIRHQVAYNTLIGSCVKRTILKEDSPGLLQFEVCPLSESRFSVSFQHPVNDSLVCVVMDVQDSTHVSCKLYKGLSDALICTDDFIAKVVQRCMSIPVTMRAIRRKAETIQADTPALSLIAETVEDMVKKNLPPASSPGERGVYHWLESDPSSSHAATCLFDGRQHQEPPDAHEPS, encoded by the exons GAGAAGAGGGTCGTAATGAGTTCTGGAGGGCATCAGCATTTGGTCAGCTGTTTGGAGACATTGCAGAAGGCTCTCAAAG TAACATCTTTGCCAGCAATGACTGATCGTTTGGAATCTATAGCCAGACAGAATGG ACTGGGCTCTCACCTCAGTGCCAGTGGCACTGAGTGTTACATCACGTCAGATATGTTCTATGTGGAAGTGCAGTTAGATCCTGCAGGACAGCTTTGTGATGTCAAAGTGGCTCACCATGGGGAGAATCCTGTG AGCTGTCCAGAGCTTGTACAGCAGTTAAG GGAAAAGAATTTTGAGGAATTTTCCAAGCATCTTAAGGGTCTTGTTAATCTGTATAATCTCCCAGGGGACAA CAAACTGAAGACTAAAATGTATCTGGCTCTCCAATCCTTAGAACAGGACCTTTCTAAAATGGCTATTATGTACTG GAAGGCAACCAACGCCGCTCCCTTGGATAAGATTCTTCATGGAAGTGTTGGTTATCTCACCCCGCGGAGTGGGG GTCATTTAATGAATATGAAATACTATGCCTCTCCATCTGACCTGCTGGATGATAAGACTGCCTCTCCTATCATTTTGCATGAAAAGAATG TTCCTCGGTCTTTGGGAATGAATGCCTCAGTGACAATTGAAGGAACCTCTGCTATGTACAAACTCCCAATTGCCCCATTAATTATGGGGTCACACCCAGCTGACAACAAATG GACCCCTTCTTTCTCCGCAGTCACTAGTGCCAACAGTGTTGATCTTCCTGCGTGTTTCTTCTTGAAATTTCCCCAGCCAATTCCAGTATCTAAAGCATTTGTTCAGAAACTGCAAAATTGCACAG GAATCCCGTTGTTTGAGACTCCGCCCACTTACCTGCCCCTGTATGAACTCATCACTCAGTTTGAGCTGTCAAAGGATCCTGACCCTTTACCTTTGAATCACAACATGCGATTTTACGCT GCTCTTCCAGGTCAGCAGCACTGCTATTTTCTCAATAAAGATGCTCCTCTTCCTGATGGTCAGAGCCTGCAGGGAACACTGGTCAGCAAAATCACCTTCCAGCACCCTGGCCGAGTTCCTCTTATCTTGAATATGATCAGACACCAAGTGGCCTATAACACTCTAATTGGAAGCTGTGTCAAAAGAACTATTTTAAAAGAAG ATTCTCCTGGGCTCCTCCAGTTTGAAGTGTGTCCTCTCTCAGAATCTCGCTTCAGTGTATCTTTTCAGCACCCTGTGAATGACTCCCTTGTGTGTG TGGTGATGGATGTGCAAGACTCAACACATGTGAGCTGTAAACTCTACAAGGGGCTGTCAGATGCACTAATCTGTACAGACGACTTCATTGCCAAAGTTGTTCAAAG ATGTATGTCCATTCCTGTGACGATGAGGGCTATTCGGAGGAAGGCTGAAACCATACAGGCTGACACCCCAGCACTGTCTCTCATTGCAGAGACAGTTGAAGACATGGTGAAAAAGAACCTGCCCCCGGCTAGCAGCCCAGG GGAACGGGGGGTCTACCATTGGCTCGAGTCCGACCCCTCCTCATCACACGCCGCCACCTGTCTCTTCGATGGCCGGCAACACCAAGAACCACCCGATGCTCATGAACCTTCTTAA